The proteins below are encoded in one region of Sulfolobus sp. A20:
- a CDS encoding S9 family peptidase yields the protein MKPEEAYSLRVIQDIYIMDKMYSLLHVETWIEEDKYKSSIYMNLNRITFQGNESLPKFYEDKIYFVRTSENQSSLLEGSQFGEPKNLVSLGKIYKYDFHRQGVLIIGEEKVDKTLPFKTEKLKYRFDNRGLLRTRQTLYLFDGKQLRNIVNGNFDVTDLATNGDRIVISATKDGDDYGLADLYEVDLNTGELKKITKGEGVIQAIAMNQKGEIAYLGHRKGLTPWAVLEVSLPEEEKSYLCGKTCGSKVLTDLFDGVKDKLVFDKDEIITLGQEGGTSHIYKISDGKVDKVTSGNIVVRGFDYKDGRLAYFYSTPEKPVILKYKDVEYDPNPNIKGETPERLAINSNGMEIEGWYVVKNPEAPTIVFIHGGPHMAYGYAYFIEFQFFISNGFNIIYTNPRGSQGYGEEFAKACVGDWGGKDMEDIINFVNTVKQKYNLKGKIGVTGGSYGGFMTNWIVTQTNIFSAAISERGISNLVSMCGTSDIGFWFNVIESGIDDPWSKEGIEKLMRMSPIYYVKNVKTPTMLIHGEEDYRCPIEQAEQFYVALKMNGVPTELVRYQGDSHEHARRGKPKNMVDRLNTKLEWFKKYLT from the coding sequence ATGAAGCCAGAAGAAGCATACTCGTTAAGGGTTATACAAGACATCTATATAATGGATAAAATGTACAGCCTGCTTCACGTAGAGACGTGGATAGAGGAGGATAAGTATAAGTCTTCAATTTACATGAATTTGAATAGGATAACGTTTCAAGGTAATGAGTCATTGCCTAAGTTTTATGAAGATAAAATATACTTCGTTAGAACATCTGAGAATCAATCTTCACTTTTAGAGGGTTCTCAGTTTGGTGAGCCCAAGAACTTAGTAAGCTTAGGTAAAATATATAAATATGATTTTCATCGACAAGGTGTACTAATCATTGGTGAGGAAAAGGTAGATAAGACTTTGCCCTTCAAAACTGAGAAGTTAAAATATAGATTTGATAATAGGGGATTACTTAGGACTAGACAGACGCTCTATTTATTTGACGGTAAACAGTTAAGGAATATAGTTAATGGAAACTTCGATGTTACTGATTTAGCCACTAACGGGGATAGGATAGTAATTTCTGCGACTAAAGATGGTGATGATTATGGTTTAGCTGACCTATATGAAGTTGATTTAAACACGGGAGAACTGAAGAAAATAACTAAGGGAGAGGGTGTAATTCAAGCAATCGCAATGAATCAAAAAGGTGAAATTGCGTATCTAGGGCACAGAAAAGGGCTAACTCCTTGGGCGGTTCTAGAAGTTAGCTTACCGGAAGAGGAGAAGAGTTATCTATGTGGAAAGACTTGCGGGAGTAAGGTTTTAACGGATTTGTTCGATGGAGTTAAGGATAAGTTAGTATTTGATAAGGATGAAATAATCACATTAGGACAAGAAGGTGGAACAAGCCATATTTATAAAATATCTGATGGTAAAGTAGATAAAGTAACTAGTGGAAACATAGTTGTAAGGGGATTCGATTATAAGGATGGAAGACTAGCGTATTTTTACTCAACACCCGAGAAACCAGTAATCTTAAAGTACAAGGATGTTGAATACGACCCAAATCCTAACATTAAGGGGGAAACTCCAGAGAGACTAGCCATTAACTCTAATGGTATGGAAATAGAAGGATGGTACGTAGTTAAAAATCCAGAAGCTCCAACAATAGTGTTTATCCATGGGGGACCTCATATGGCTTATGGATATGCCTACTTCATAGAATTTCAGTTCTTTATATCAAATGGTTTCAATATAATATATACTAATCCTAGAGGTAGTCAAGGATACGGAGAGGAATTTGCTAAAGCATGTGTAGGCGATTGGGGAGGGAAAGACATGGAGGACATAATAAATTTCGTTAATACTGTTAAACAAAAATATAATCTAAAGGGAAAGATAGGGGTTACTGGAGGATCGTATGGAGGATTTATGACTAATTGGATAGTTACTCAAACCAATATTTTTTCGGCTGCAATCAGCGAAAGAGGGATATCAAACCTAGTAAGCATGTGTGGCACTAGCGATATTGGTTTTTGGTTTAATGTAATAGAGTCTGGAATTGATGACCCATGGAGTAAAGAAGGTATTGAAAAGCTAATGAGGATGTCCCCCATATACTATGTTAAGAACGTTAAAACACCAACTATGCTAATTCATGGGGAAGAAGATTACAGATGTCCTATTGAACAAGCAGAGCAATTCTACGTGGCATTAAAAATGAACGGTGTACCTACTGAGCTAGTTAGATATCAAGGGGATAGTCATGAACACGCTAGAAGAGGAAAACCTAAGAATATGGTAGATAGACTAAATACTAAATTAGAGTGGTTTAAGAAATACCTTACGTAA
- a CDS encoding MFS transporter codes for MRDDYGYVFLLISRVARSVGIIYITLSSSLYLSALGVKPDVIGVVFLGAIGFSSVLTFSLGMIGDRYGYKKILIATETLACVASLILGTVVSNYYLIFTALIIGGVGGAAGGIRGAFSPGLTALVASNWKDERERIKRMSFLMSASSFSGIGGSILLSLRAYINNTIQGYRMLYLISFILLLISTISLFFVGEVKRPRKTSKIMSISSFKYISKVIISNSITGFGLGLAIPLLPLWFNLAFHANSFMIGLVFTMSYLFTAVGSLVSNKIKAEPLRVASVTRILNGVFLIAMALSPWFPLAALIYIIRGLNAGIGSPNRTMVNVRGVSAEDFGTASSIQGIATRLSQMSSGLSGYLLEYALPLPLEVGGVLQAIGGYVYMKLLSTTKSSSSYKDYKTE; via the coding sequence TTGAGAGATGACTATGGCTATGTCTTTCTTTTAATATCACGTGTTGCTAGAAGCGTAGGAATAATTTACATAACGCTTTCTTCTTCATTATATCTATCAGCATTAGGAGTAAAACCAGACGTAATAGGAGTAGTGTTCTTGGGAGCAATAGGGTTTTCCTCTGTTCTTACGTTTTCATTAGGTATGATAGGTGACAGGTATGGGTATAAGAAGATTTTAATAGCGACTGAGACATTAGCCTGTGTTGCTTCCCTAATTTTGGGTACTGTAGTCTCTAATTACTATTTAATATTTACAGCTCTAATTATAGGTGGAGTAGGTGGAGCAGCAGGTGGAATTAGAGGGGCTTTTTCACCTGGACTTACCGCGTTAGTAGCAAGTAACTGGAAAGATGAGAGAGAAAGAATTAAGAGAATGAGCTTTTTGATGTCAGCTTCTTCCTTTTCTGGTATAGGCGGAAGTATACTATTAAGTCTTAGAGCCTATATAAACAACACTATTCAAGGGTATAGAATGTTATATTTGATATCCTTTATATTATTATTAATTTCTACAATTTCACTTTTCTTCGTAGGAGAAGTTAAGAGACCCAGAAAGACGTCCAAGATAATGTCAATTTCCAGCTTTAAATACATTTCAAAAGTTATTATATCTAATTCAATAACTGGATTTGGTTTAGGACTAGCAATTCCCCTTTTACCATTGTGGTTTAACTTAGCTTTTCATGCTAACTCATTTATGATTGGATTAGTATTTACTATGTCTTATCTATTCACAGCAGTAGGTTCGTTAGTATCCAATAAGATTAAGGCAGAACCACTGCGTGTAGCTTCAGTGACTAGAATATTAAATGGAGTATTCTTAATAGCCATGGCGCTGTCACCGTGGTTTCCATTAGCTGCGTTAATTTATATTATTAGAGGGCTAAATGCCGGAATTGGTTCTCCTAATAGAACGATGGTAAATGTAAGGGGAGTTTCCGCTGAAGATTTTGGTACTGCCTCAAGTATTCAAGGTATAGCTACTAGGCTATCTCAAATGAGCTCTGGACTGAGCGGATATCTTTTAGAATACGCTTTGCCATTACCACTAGAAGTTGGTGGAGTTCTCCAAGCTATAGGAGGGTATGTATATATGAAATTGTTATCCACGACAAAGAGTTCTAGTAGTTATAAGGATTATAAAACTGAATAG
- a CDS encoding C2H2 type zinc finger domain-containing protein — protein MPICPSCEIKFSSWEELTKHIDEMANSKSEPSHVMWLNRNISIKRIEREELQRRLESFFNEPESLAMWIRKRFIDKFYGDNPHPFMIAMQKPTRGVLLGYVIEHQHFLKNWVKVLSSIVFNTDKDDVLHYELENIKVEFIGYGNRPSHYELLLRMGESLGMPRDKILSTPPLPATQSAIRTWVNIAKTRNWLITMASMHSLELVADRSLTKYGAKLTYFNPSILTSDEYPKEVKDFLREGYEADISHAGEALEMVEKYADQINLKEEVQVVVLKSFDAFSKYLLARLERGFEIEPNLVKVVFKG, from the coding sequence ATGCCTATATGCCCATCTTGTGAAATTAAATTTAGTTCTTGGGAAGAATTAACGAAACATATAGATGAAATGGCTAACTCAAAAAGTGAACCCTCTCACGTAATGTGGTTAAATAGGAATATTTCCATAAAGAGGATAGAAAGAGAAGAGCTTCAACGTAGGTTAGAAAGTTTCTTTAATGAGCCTGAAAGTTTAGCAATGTGGATAAGAAAAAGATTCATAGACAAATTTTATGGTGATAATCCTCATCCATTCATGATAGCAATGCAGAAGCCTACTAGAGGAGTATTACTAGGTTACGTCATTGAACATCAACATTTCTTAAAGAATTGGGTGAAAGTACTATCATCAATTGTCTTTAATACTGATAAAGATGACGTATTGCATTATGAGTTAGAAAATATCAAAGTAGAGTTTATAGGATATGGTAATAGACCATCACATTATGAATTACTGTTGAGAATGGGAGAGTCATTAGGGATGCCTAGAGACAAAATCCTATCCACACCTCCACTTCCTGCGACTCAATCTGCTATAAGAACGTGGGTAAACATAGCTAAAACTAGGAATTGGCTGATAACTATGGCTTCAATGCACAGTTTAGAGTTAGTTGCAGATAGATCACTGACAAAGTACGGAGCCAAGTTAACTTATTTTAATCCCTCTATATTGACCTCAGATGAATATCCGAAAGAAGTTAAAGATTTCTTAAGAGAAGGCTATGAAGCTGATATATCACATGCTGGAGAAGCATTAGAAATGGTGGAGAAATACGCAGATCAGATAAACTTGAAGGAAGAAGTTCAGGTCGTAGTTCTGAAGTCATTTGATGCCTTTTCAAAATACTTATTAGCTAGATTAGAGAGAGGATTTGAAATAGAACCTAATCTGGTTAAGGTGGTGTTTAAGGGATGA
- a CDS encoding TA0938 family protein has translation MRIIVNGKEAGTKEKGCALCGATWGEYYEEIDNEKLFFCCDFCALEFTNMIKEVKKRNNWDRIDDLEINGNYYTGRTCTAKRQGKEYKFYVKFDDEGGIGTFKELN, from the coding sequence ATGAGGATAATCGTTAATGGAAAGGAAGCGGGAACCAAGGAAAAAGGTTGTGCACTGTGTGGGGCTACTTGGGGAGAGTACTACGAAGAAATAGATAATGAAAAACTGTTTTTCTGCTGTGACTTTTGTGCATTAGAATTCACTAACATGATTAAAGAGGTTAAAAAGAGAAATAATTGGGATAGAATTGATGACCTAGAAATTAACGGTAATTATTACACTGGAAGAACTTGTACAGCAAAACGACAAGGAAAGGAGTATAAATTCTACGTCAAATTTGACGATGAAGGAGGGATAGGCACTTTCAAAGAGTTAAATTAA
- a CDS encoding thiolase family protein yields the protein MVAIIDVKITRFGKRKENVLDLAAEVSLPLVQKYENIDFAIISNSYSGEFNSISGLNNLITTYIGKDNLPSIRVDNTSGSGGSAILVAKSLLDSKVANSVLVIGVEKMSERNTKQITSIIASLLPYEERRAGLTLPSLAGLMAKEYMKKYNAPRDVFALVAVKNHYNGSLNPYAHIQSKVTLEEVLKSPIIADPLTLYEFTPISDGACAIVMTRDEDAYSYNKKPVFIKGIGTYADSSSISEREDILSIKAVKVAGEMARKSSKIEKVDFAELHDMATVLEIVEAEELGLLKKGEGWKAYLDDYTSINGEIPINTSGGLNSKGHPIGASGVAQAIEAFYQIRGEAGQRQVKNARTGLSLSMAGFGNSATVIIYGDEP from the coding sequence ATGGTTGCAATTATCGATGTGAAAATAACTCGATTCGGTAAGAGAAAAGAGAATGTATTAGATCTAGCAGCTGAGGTCTCTCTGCCCTTAGTTCAAAAGTATGAAAATATAGACTTTGCAATAATATCTAATAGTTATTCTGGCGAGTTTAACTCGATATCAGGTTTAAATAATCTAATAACAACTTATATAGGCAAGGATAATTTACCTTCAATAAGAGTAGATAATACAAGCGGAAGTGGAGGTTCAGCTATATTAGTGGCTAAATCATTACTTGACTCTAAGGTAGCTAATTCGGTCTTAGTTATTGGAGTCGAGAAAATGTCTGAAAGGAATACTAAGCAAATAACTTCGATAATAGCTTCATTACTACCATATGAAGAAAGAAGAGCTGGATTAACTTTGCCCTCATTAGCCGGATTAATGGCAAAAGAATATATGAAGAAGTATAACGCACCCAGAGATGTTTTTGCACTAGTAGCTGTAAAAAATCACTATAACGGTTCCCTTAACCCATATGCTCATATACAATCTAAAGTGACTCTGGAAGAAGTATTAAAGTCCCCTATAATAGCGGATCCCTTAACACTTTATGAATTTACACCAATTAGTGATGGAGCTTGCGCCATAGTTATGACGAGAGATGAAGATGCTTACAGCTATAATAAAAAACCTGTCTTCATAAAAGGTATTGGAACTTATGCTGATTCATCTTCAATATCGGAGAGAGAAGATATACTTTCTATCAAAGCCGTTAAAGTAGCTGGGGAGATGGCTAGGAAATCGTCAAAAATAGAAAAAGTGGATTTTGCTGAATTACACGATATGGCAACTGTTTTAGAAATTGTTGAGGCTGAAGAATTAGGACTGCTCAAGAAGGGTGAAGGTTGGAAAGCGTATCTAGATGATTATACTTCAATAAATGGTGAAATACCTATAAATACTAGTGGAGGTCTTAATTCTAAAGGTCATCCAATAGGGGCTAGTGGTGTAGCCCAAGCTATTGAAGCTTTTTATCAAATAAGGGGAGAAGCTGGACAGAGACAAGTTAAAAATGCTAGAACTGGACTCTCATTAAGTATGGCTGGTTTCGGAAATTCAGCCACTGTAATAATATATGGTGATGAGCCATGA
- a CDS encoding GYD domain-containing protein, with protein sequence MAIFIVLSSLTDKGAETIADKPERIKEVNEELAKIGAKVREQYVVFGDIDFINIVEVENVEAFLKALVELNSRGTVRTKTYLALAVDDAIKALKSTPTIGHPHK encoded by the coding sequence ATGGCTATATTTATTGTTTTATCAAGCTTAACGGATAAAGGAGCTGAGACTATAGCAGACAAACCTGAAAGGATTAAGGAAGTGAACGAGGAACTGGCTAAAATAGGGGCTAAAGTGAGAGAACAATATGTGGTGTTTGGCGACATTGATTTTATTAATATTGTGGAAGTAGAGAATGTTGAAGCTTTTTTGAAAGCTCTAGTCGAATTAAATAGTAGAGGTACAGTAAGGACTAAGACCTATTTAGCACTTGCAGTTGATGATGCTATTAAAGCCTTGAAGTCAACTCCCACTATAGGACACCCACATAAATAG
- a CDS encoding M48 family metallopeptidase has product MNSVTTYWWKYYLVSFFSIFVIALLVSTLTLNIPFFLILQIFLIFFLWYLVSPFIMIITFKMKKANDTYLISLIENLSNKFEVKKPKVYVINDNFLNAFAFGNVLFRGIAITLPLIDALTSEELTAVLAHEISHIRNFDPETMLVTILCVNLIYSALLNFIPIYFITLLILVYILLLLPLVFYVHRKVERRADLTVVKKDPSLAYWLESSLIKIGYLSRNIPVNMLRYVMPIQILFAKDFILHNNIEKSSPFSFRTHPSLKERLEYLSKYEGQKLYYV; this is encoded by the coding sequence GTGAATTCAGTAACTACATACTGGTGGAAATACTATCTGGTATCATTTTTTTCAATCTTCGTTATAGCTCTGCTTGTATCAACTTTAACCTTAAACATACCTTTCTTCCTTATACTTCAAATTTTCCTAATCTTCTTTCTATGGTATCTCGTCTCACCATTTATCATGATCATAACTTTTAAGATGAAAAAGGCTAATGATACCTATCTAATATCACTAATTGAAAATCTATCTAATAAATTCGAAGTAAAAAAACCTAAAGTGTACGTTATTAATGATAATTTCTTAAACGCTTTTGCTTTTGGCAACGTATTATTTAGAGGAATTGCTATAACACTTCCACTAATAGATGCCTTAACTTCAGAGGAATTAACAGCTGTATTAGCCCACGAGATTTCCCACATAAGAAATTTCGACCCAGAAACAATGTTAGTAACAATTTTATGCGTCAACTTAATTTACTCGGCTTTACTGAATTTCATTCCTATCTATTTTATAACATTATTGATACTTGTTTACATCTTGCTTCTATTACCTCTAGTCTTTTACGTACATAGAAAGGTAGAAAGAAGAGCTGACTTAACAGTAGTAAAGAAAGACCCGTCACTAGCCTATTGGCTTGAGAGTTCTTTAATAAAAATCGGATACTTGAGCAGAAATATACCAGTAAATATGCTCAGATATGTAATGCCAATTCAAATATTATTTGCAAAAGATTTTATATTGCATAATAATATAGAAAAATCTAGCCCATTTTCCTTTAGAACTCATCCCAGCTTAAAAGAAAGGTTAGAATATTTAAGTAAATATGAAGGACAAAAATTGTACTACGTTTAG
- a CDS encoding sulfolobus mercury resistance protein, MerI yields the protein MYRTNKVYENENVEKVVLNIDDEEIEILNSNNESIGKITSKQIVKTALKRKSLRFRIKEALEEKIDENEKLPSLKDIYFDQHLLLYGKRAEEVKTLGVSCPICGVEIDEYGYCGCGSGSA from the coding sequence ATGTACAGGACAAATAAAGTGTATGAAAATGAAAACGTGGAAAAAGTTGTTTTAAACATTGACGATGAGGAAATTGAAATACTCAACAGTAATAATGAGAGTATTGGCAAAATTACTTCCAAGCAAATTGTTAAAACAGCTTTAAAGAGAAAGTCACTCAGGTTTAGAATAAAAGAAGCCCTAGAGGAAAAAATAGATGAAAATGAAAAGTTGCCTAGTTTGAAGGATATCTACTTTGATCAACATTTGCTTCTATATGGCAAGAGGGCTGAAGAAGTCAAAACACTAGGAGTTTCATGTCCAATATGTGGAGTAGAAATAGACGAATATGGTTATTGTGGATGTGGTAGTGGTTCGGCCTAA
- a CDS encoding YkgJ family cysteine cluster protein produces MSQKIDFDYINQLAKRSLGGDLKSFEKLLNILEKYENFPQVKFGLYSLIYQLSMNVFIDVSKECEKCGGKCCKSGYPIPVYEFDYKELAKRMNREELEKLRRVDNIYLLPRPCPFQQGWVCTIHRFKPYACLSFPFATEDEQREIINNYDGKGIPDFKVPEYCIAGKKVKETLNAIISDLEKCLGRKPTPKELYQAIMKKKK; encoded by the coding sequence ATGAGCCAGAAAATTGACTTTGATTACATTAATCAGCTTGCCAAAAGATCATTAGGAGGTGATCTAAAAAGTTTTGAAAAACTACTTAATATACTAGAAAAATATGAGAATTTTCCACAAGTAAAATTCGGACTATATTCTTTAATTTATCAACTTTCTATGAATGTTTTTATCGACGTCTCAAAAGAATGTGAAAAATGTGGTGGGAAATGTTGCAAATCTGGTTATCCTATACCAGTCTATGAATTTGATTACAAGGAATTAGCTAAAAGAATGAATAGAGAAGAACTTGAGAAATTGAGGAGAGTAGACAACATTTATTTATTACCTAGACCTTGCCCATTCCAACAAGGATGGGTCTGTACTATCCATAGATTTAAACCTTATGCTTGTTTATCTTTTCCATTTGCTACTGAAGATGAACAAAGAGAGATTATTAATAATTACGATGGAAAAGGTATACCAGACTTCAAAGTGCCAGAATACTGCATCGCAGGAAAGAAAGTAAAAGAAACTCTTAATGCAATAATCAGTGACTTAGAGAAATGCCTTGGAAGAAAACCTACTCCTAAAGAACTTTACCAAGCAATAATGAAAAAAAAGAAATAA